The segment ATTCttagatataaaaaagaaacagcAAAAAACAAGTTCTACAACTGATCGTCAGCTTGATATTGCACCAGTGTCTCTGAAAAATAAACACATCAGCTGTACAGGTCATCATCATCTCCAGCAGCAGCTGCTGAGGAGAATGGGTCTGCAGCTGTTGATGCTGCTGTGGCATTGTTGGGCTGATCTGGAAACCGAAACTCAGATCCAAATCCCCGCGATTGCTGTAGAGTCTGAGCAAAGAGCTGGTACTTCCTGATATCTGCATCACTGACACTTCGGCGTGCAAATTTCATAGACTCCTCAAAGTGTGCTGCTTTAATCTCAGGGacatcatcaacatcatctTCTTCCATCGCCTCAGGGTTCTCTGTCTTCTTTCTCTCCCTCTCAATATCCTGCATCTCCAGGGATTAGACACGAGGAAAAGCAATAGTGTGCAAAATGAATCTCCCCTCTTTCTCAAGGGGGAAAGAAGAAACAtttacgattttttttttctcttaggcaaaaatggattaaagagtatttaataagaaattaatatgcAGATGGAACacaaaatcaaaatgagaaatatGATATTCATCAATCACATAAACAAAAGGGTTAGAACTTAATCAATAAAGTCAAGTTCATACACATTCATGCTTAGTGAACCTTGTAACTAAATCAGCCTACAACTAGCATGTATAGTGTAATTACCTCTACAAGATGATGAATTTTTTACATATGCCATGCTCAGGCAAGTATGATATGCAGAATGCTATTTCCAATTTGAGGAAAATCACTTAccttctcaatattttctctaATGGCATATTTGCAGGACCGTTGACAAATTTCAGTGATATCTGCACCACTAAAACCATGAGTATACCGTGCAAGAGCTACTAGGTCAACATCCCTAGAGACTGGTGACTTCCTTAAGCATGCTTTGAATATTTGCAGACGGGAAGCCTCATCTGGTAGTGGAATGTAAATCAACTGGTCCAAACGTCCAGGCCTGAGCAATGCTGGGTCGATAATGTCAGGCCTGTTTGTTGCTCCTATGATGAAAACAGTCTTCTTTGCAGTCATTCCATCCATTTCTGTCAGAAGTTGATTCAAGACTCTGTCAGCAGCACCACCAGCATCCCCTACAGAACTGCCACGCTGAAAAGCAGGGCACAAAAGGAACACATAAAATAGACAATCTTAGACATGCCAGTAGAGGATGCAATTAGAAACCAGTGAATAAGGATTGCTACATTCCGGCATGTACACTACTTGCAAAAGTAGGGCAAGAATTAATACCTGAGTTGCAATTGAATCAAGTTCATCAAAGAAGAGTACACACGGTGCTGACTGCCGTGCCTTGTCAAATATCTCCCGCACATTTGCCTCACTTTCTCCAAACCACATGGTCAGCAACTCAGGTCCTTTAACACTTATGAAGTTGGCCTGGCATTCATTTGCAATTGCCTTCGCAAGTAGGGTTTTACCACAGCCAGGAGGTCCATAGAAGAGCACACCTTTAGAAGGTGACATGCCAAATTTCTCGAACTTCTCAGGATGCTCCACTGGATATTGGACAGTCTGTAATAACCAAAAACCATATGTAATTGTTCTCATCATTTAGAAAATTAGAGATCTACTAGAGACGGAGAAACAAAGGGGGGAAACTAGGTCAAAGAAGAGGTGAAATGTGGAGTTAGTAGTGCCTGgcaaaataaaattctatcTCCTATATTGCTAACCAAGCAGGTGATAAAAGTTTAACCATAAAAATGATTGCCTACCACTACCACTAGAATTGAGGACAATCAGCAAATGATACAACATCCCAAAAAGCATATCAGCAACCAAAATAGCTGCCGATTATGCTAAAGGGTTGAACATATAGAACATTTTTCACAAGCAAATCTTACAAATGGACAAAGGCACACACCTCCTGAAGCTCTCTTTTAACATTGTCCAACCCACCAATGTCCTCCCATGACACATTTGGAACCTCCACAACCTGCCAACCAAGACAGTAAGAATTTGGGTTTAGCAAGCACCAGATGGAAACATGTGCTTCTTAAGTAAGTGTTTCAGCTAAACATGTTTGTTTGTTCGTTATTAGCACTTACTGTTTCACGCAAGGCCGATGGATTGGAAGACCCGAGTGCAGTTTGGAAGTGTTCATTAGTCACAGCCATGGAATTCAACACCTCAGCATCAATTGTCTCATCCTCCAAGTCAATCACATCCATTTTCTCCCTGATACACTGAAGAGCAGCTTCTGTGCAAAGAGCAGCAAGATCTGCACCAACATAACCATGTGTATCTTTTGCAACTCTTTCAAGATCAACCTGAAAAACAATATCAATCAAACACATGAACATATTGTCCCTCTAGACAGGAGTTCCTAAAGTAGAAGATGAGAAGGCACAAGGTAGAGTCCTACATCATCAGAAAGTTTCATATTCTTTGTGTGGATTCGAAGGACTTCCAGCCTGCCAACCTCATCTGGTACACCAATGTCAATCTCTCTATCAAATCTCCCAAATCTCCTTAATGCAGGGTCAATGCTATTTGGCCTGTTGGTCGCACCAATGACAATCACGTGAGCCCTGGTCTTAAGGCCATCCATTAGAGTCAACAGCTGGGATACAATACGCCTCTCCACTTCACCATGTGTCTTTTCCCTCTTTGGAGCAATAGAATCTAGCTCATCAATGAAAATGATGGATGGGGCATTCTTTTCTGCTTCCTCAAATGCCTTCCTCAAGTTACTTTCACTTTCACCAGCCAACTTTGACATTATTTCAGGTCCATTTATCAGGAAGAAAAATGCACCAGTCTCATTAGCTACAGCTCTTGCAATTAGGGTTTTTCCAGATCCAGGTGGCCCATAGAGCAAAATGCCTTTTGGTGGCTTCACCCCAATAGATTTGAAAAGCTGTGGGTGCCTAAGGGGAAGTTCTACCAGCTCACGGATCTGGGCCATCTGCTTCCTTACACCACCAACATCATCATAGCCAACTTCATTCAATCTCTCCTCATCTTCACGTTTGATAGGTTCTCCCTCACAGAAGATCTCAGTATCTGGTGCAACAACACAATATTCACCAGGATCTGTTTCAATTACTTTGAATTCAACACTTCGCATCCCTCCTCTGACCAGGAAAAGGTCACCCTTCCTAACAGGCCGATAGGATTCCAAGAAATATGCTGTTAAACCAACAGAAAACTAGTCAAACACCTGTGTTGCAAAAATGATTGACAAAGAAATGTATTGTAGTAGCAAGGTgacaaataaaagaacaaaataaataaataagtaaataaacacatctaaataatttaaagactGCATAGACTTACGTTTTAAATATGCATCAAACAGGTTGCCAGTCACACCCTCAATTGTATCATCAATTGGGAGGATGTGAACTCGCTTTCCGTACTTCACATCAGGACACTGATGGACAGAAACAACATCTCCAAGGCGTACCCTAAGATTGGCTCGTACAACTTTGTTCATTCTGATCTTTGGTTCTTCGCATTGTTCATCAACAAGAACAATGCACACTGTGTCTTTTCGTTTCTTTCCCTGTAAAAAGAGATTTTCTGTTAATTTCTCAGATGCGTATCCAAACCCAAACAGAAAAAAGAAGTGGAAAATCACCTTGATTAGAACAGTGTCTCCTCGAAAGAACTGAAGTTTTTCCATTGTTGCAGGGTTCATGGAAACCACAGAATTGTCATCATTCACCGCTTCATCGACAACGAGACGATTGGGTGACTTCTTACGTTCCAAAATTGCAGTAGAAAAATCCTTCTTAACACTTTTCCTGTTTTAAGCATTCAAATAAATTGGtctgaaatataaaataatttctaaatcgggtgaaattaactaatttaaaaacTGCACAGATGATAACTAATTTGGAGGAAACAACTAAATGCTTAGAGACCGAAAGAAGAGctatattaaatagattttcaCCATGCAAATTTCTACCTTATTTGAGTTCTACCTAATAAGATTCGGGATCCCACAGCTTTATTGAAACTCAACAACAAGGAATTAATTGCACAAATTATAAACTAACTCTAAGCTCTTATAAAGATCTTGACATCTAAAAGAACAAATTTGGTTGAATATAGTAATGTGAGAAGATTGACTTCCAGCTCTTCCTTTAAGGTTGGAAATCTGGTATTAGATTCTGTTAAACAAAGCAttcccctttttgttttttgatttttaattctacTTTTAATTTTGTGGATGTAGTTTCCTTTTATTTACCCAGTAAATCTTCCTTATGTCTCTACGGCATACGCTAGAAGAAAATACCACACCAGAAAATTCAGATTGTAATCAAACATCAACAGCTGCAATGGAGTTCTCATGCTATCCAAATTTCGCTGTTTAATTGCGACTCTAAACCCCAATTATTGAAATCGGGATTGGTTTTATGTTAAGCTACCCCATGAGAATCACCAGGCCATGATCGTGGCACGTTTCTTCCCTTAAATAACATGGAAATCATCACAAATACGCGCTCTTTTAAGGTTGAGAAAACACTGTCCCCGTTTGGCTGATGAGAAAACCAACGAAAATAtgacaagttttttattttcattgctCGAACCCCGCAAAAAAACCTAAAGCCTCGTGATCGACTGAATCCCATTCATGCGAGCATCCTCATGCTTCTGAAGCCAACACGACCAGAAACATAAACTTACCAACTTTTGCTTTCTCTCGTTACCCTCACTTCTTT is part of the Vitis riparia cultivar Riparia Gloire de Montpellier isolate 1030 chromosome 17, EGFV_Vit.rip_1.0, whole genome shotgun sequence genome and harbors:
- the LOC117904732 gene encoding cell division cycle protein 48 homolog — encoded protein: MADPSSSGPSSSPEVKSVKKDFSTAILERKKSPNRLVVDEAVNDDNSVVSMNPATMEKLQFFRGDTVLIKGKKRKDTVCIVLVDEQCEEPKIRMNKVVRANLRVRLGDVVSVHQCPDVKYGKRVHILPIDDTIEGVTGNLFDAYLKPYFLESYRPVRKGDLFLVRGGMRSVEFKVIETDPGEYCVVAPDTEIFCEGEPIKREDEERLNEVGYDDVGGVRKQMAQIRELVELPLRHPQLFKSIGVKPPKGILLYGPPGSGKTLIARAVANETGAFFFLINGPEIMSKLAGESESNLRKAFEEAEKNAPSIIFIDELDSIAPKREKTHGEVERRIVSQLLTLMDGLKTRAHVIVIGATNRPNSIDPALRRFGRFDREIDIGVPDEVGRLEVLRIHTKNMKLSDDVDLERVAKDTHGYVGADLAALCTEAALQCIREKMDVIDLEDETIDAEVLNSMAVTNEHFQTALGSSNPSALRETVVEVPNVSWEDIGGLDNVKRELQETVQYPVEHPEKFEKFGMSPSKGVLFYGPPGCGKTLLAKAIANECQANFISVKGPELLTMWFGESEANVREIFDKARQSAPCVLFFDELDSIATQRGSSVGDAGGAADRVLNQLLTEMDGMTAKKTVFIIGATNRPDIIDPALLRPGRLDQLIYIPLPDEASRLQIFKACLRKSPVSRDVDLVALARYTHGFSGADITEICQRSCKYAIRENIEKDIERERKKTENPEAMEEDDVDDVPEIKAAHFEESMKFARRSVSDADIRKYQLFAQTLQQSRGFGSEFRFPDQPNNATAASTAADPFSSAAAAGDDDDLYS